gtacggtacactttgtttttttttctggcgtTCCTCTTACTTTTGTTCATTGTGTTAATAGAATGCGTTTAGTCAGCCAAGTCAATAGATTTTTAGTCGCACTTCTGCTATAGTTCCTGAGTCATCTCTTGTTTATATTCTTAGTGAGTTATACAAAATGGTATGGTAACAAATACAAACGACAAAATACAATGAGCACAATAGctgtaaaagcaaaaaaaaaaagaaagataaatcGTACACCTGAATTTATGTGGTGGATTAAGAGGATTATTTCCTTGACGACTGTATGTGTAAGCGTGTCTGATCTTCTACAAAACCCTTCTTGGCTGAAATGTAGCCTGCCAATACCAATGTCTCGTGGAAGTCTCAATTTGGAGAATCAATTTCTACTCACGAAACCTTTGATCAGCACAAGAACAGTCCGAGTAAAGTCAATCGCATTTTGTCCTTTACGTGGCGTTTGGCCGGGGTATCTTCCTCAAACCGTCCGATGTGCACGGGGGCTTGTGAGAGATGTCTCATTTGTCATTGTAAGTCAGGTCACATGTTTTGAAGAGaccatgtttgtttttgatCGTTGCaatatcgaaaaatgccaaagtCAAAAGGAAACTCCATGCGTTAGTCGCCTTTTGTTGGATTAACGATTCTAGCAAACTTTAGTCCGTAGCTGCAATTCTCTTTCTCGAAGATGTGAGCTTGGCCGGGCTATTTCACCTGTCAGAGAATTCTTCGGCTTTCAAAGTATACCCGTGGAATTCTTTTACACCAGGTTTAGCATCAATGAAAGTGACCGAGGACAACCGCTCAGCGCACTGAATCAGTGACTCTTTCTTTTTGACATTGCTGTTTTTGCTAAATACTTTCGCATACGACTCCAAATCAGACGTAGGCTGAAGACGCCCTTACACCGGATGTTTTGCGAGTCGTGCGTGTGTGAGAATGGTCGAAAACGTCACGTACGCTAATTGCATGCAAAAGCCGTAAGCAAAAATCTTACTGGCTAAATCCCCGCCCTTTATTAATCGTCCAAATGCGACAGAAAACCAACTGAAAACCTCGCAAATTACCTTTTTATGGTTAAAAAGTATGCGAAAATTGATTATagtttgtgttttgaatttcttccaattttagttgtgaaataaaataatattctaaTTGGTGGTTTACGTAAAGTTATCATATTCAAACGCACCAGAAAGCTCGTCGCAATATCTTTTTCACCTTTACGAGTGAATAAATCCAGTACGCATTTATTTATGCGCTCTTTTTGGAGACACCGTTTGTTTGTGTTGAGGAGATTTCAGGCGTAAAATATTTGAATCATAGAACAATACATGTCGGCTTTTGAATGATTTCCTTCGCGGCCCATTTAATTAATGCCAAGGTTTTATTGCTTACCCCCTAAAAACGCAAAGGTTAAGGAAGTCAGCTCAGTGTTGGTTTTCAAATCTGCTCAGTTCCTCGATTAATGGCCATAATGTCGAGAGAGGTAGATTAGGTTATGGAAGATCAAGTACAACTCCAGGAATTGTGAATTAGACCGAAAGGTTCAGGAAGGAGACGTTTGAAAAACCAAGCTCGTTTATTTTTGGCAAGTATGCAGTTTGGTGTCGCAACAATAAGTCAGCAATGTAATTTCTAAACAAGGATTTCTCGAAACAAACGAAATCGCTTCCTGCAACGGTCTCTTGTACAACTTCACAAGTCTTGTCATATGACACTGATATGAGTCAGAAGAGAAGAGTTAAAATCTCTTTAATTCATTAAGTAATTCTAAAATTCTTACACTTCCTGTCAGCTTATTTAACCCAAGATATGTCGCGAAAACAGTGCATTTACCAAAGTCGACAAAATATCATAGATTAAGAATTGTTCTTTGAAGTATTGTTTTTCATAATGTGGACCTTGTCAAGCTCCGACACGAGATCAAATTAGTAACTCGCAAGGTTCAAGTTCTGTTTAATGGGGTTGCGCAGACTTCGCCCAagcaaatgaaaattaattaatcgGATTCAAGCATGcttgttttacaaaaaaatcgtGGATTTGTATCTTTATACTATGCTTTTTTATCAAAAACGTATCTCTGTGTTTTTTGCCCTAGGGAATGGCCaagtcctgtttttttttttttcatatttccaTCACAATGTAATGATCATAATCGAGGTATTGCTATGATGACGAACGATCGAAATAGCTTATTGTGTTGAAAACCATAGTAATCTCTTTTATTGTGCCATTTTGAAATATCTGGAATTGAAGCCAAAATTTTAAGGTATCCTTGGTGAGGTCTTAATGGCTAGACGGCTCACTCCACGTCAGTTTCTTCTAAGAACTCTTATGTAGACAGTCTTAACGTGGTGTTGTGTGGTAATTGGATTGCGTGCGGTCACGGATTAAGGCACTACAACTGTACCTGCGAAATACCGCCAATTAATGCACGACTCAATTGAGTGAAAAACATCTTAGGCGCCGTTTATCGCCTTCGTAAAGTTGGTTGAAATAACGAACTTGACGCAATATTCAATTCTTCACAGTTTGGATTCTGATCAATGAGTCGGGATTGAGATGGCCGCCCTTACTACTTCAGTTGGGCTTAATTTAGCGACCGGCTCTTCGGAATATACAACCGTTCCAGAAAGTGCGAGTACTGATGAACCAAATACGTTAAATCCATTCGCTGTTGGCTTAATCCTCGAAGCTGGTATCTTGGCCGTTGTGTTTGGAAATCTTTTAGTTCTGATCTCGCTTCGATTTCTCAAAGATTGGCTTGTGACTGATGTTCTTCTACTTTCGTTGTCAACGGCTGATTTTGTCGATGGAACACTCCCTCTTCAGCTGATAATATTCATGAATTACTTCATTCAGCAAAAATGGACAGCATTTTTATGCGACTTGTACGTAATAGTCGTGAATTCGCTTCGCTTTGCATCTGCTGGTACTGTCACACTCATCGCTGTTGAGAGGGCGTTCATGATACTTTCGCCTTTGAAATATCACACGAAAGTAACGGTTTCACGGATAAAGAAAGCTGTTGTAATCACTTGGCTTATCGCTGTGTTCTTCGCAATCTTGCCGTTTATAGGAGTTGGGACATCTGGTTATGAAGAAGGCAAATGTTTTTATCATCTCACTGATATGGGAAGGGCTTATGCTATCCTCATTCTATCTGCCTCGTTCCTCTTGCTGACTATAGTCTCAGCATGTTTCATTGCTATCAAATCTTCCAGTTCAAGGTTCATTTCAAGACAAACTCAGATggacaacaaaaataagcgTGCAGGAAACAGGACGCAACGTGACTCGACCTGCGAGATTCTGGAGTGCGAGCGAGTAAAAATAAGACGAAAAAGTAACCCCTCCGGGGTGCGGGAAATTCGAAGATTGTCACGTATGATGGCACTTGTTATCTTCCTCTACTGCGTGAGCTGGTTGCCAATTCTGGTAAGTTTTAATAACAACGATTAGCAATTAAATCtctttttacatttcctcgAAGTAATCGAATATTGAAATCGTGAGATTCACTGCCAAAAAGGGCGTGCCACAACGAGATAAAGATCAGTAATCATGGAAAATTTCTCCTGCAAAAGAATAGTTCTTCCCAGCTAAAATATAACCTCTGAGATCGTAAGAATGCTCCGAGTGAAAACATAGACCG
The genomic region above belongs to Montipora capricornis isolate CH-2021 chromosome 5, ASM3666992v2, whole genome shotgun sequence and contains:
- the LOC138049675 gene encoding beta-2 adrenergic receptor-like — protein: MAALTTSVGLNLATGSSEYTTVPESASTDEPNTLNPFAVGLILEAGILAVVFGNLLVLISLRFLKDWLVTDVLLLSLSTADFVDGTLPLQLIIFMNYFIQQKWTAFLCDLYVIVVNSLRFASAGTVTLIAVERAFMILSPLKYHTKVTVSRIKKAVVITWLIAVFFAILPFIGVGTSGYEEGKCFYHLTDMGRAYAILILSASFLLLTIVSACFIAIKSSSSRFISRQTQMDNKNKRAGNRTQRDSTCEILECERVKIRRKSNPSGVREIRRLSRMMALVIFLYCVSWLPILISNIVTMVTDRKSSKLVVLLTGMVSLVYATANPIIYGTMSMRYRWAYRRVFNAACCFCGRRPRSWSLSFSSISTPRSRTFTIPQLFSDQPSEEHKSKEAARKQKTELEQKQAAETALEQNCHETVVCDYVTDRPIPDVPPVQHMKH